ACCATCAACTACCCGCGCGCCAAAACGTAATTCATGCCGCCTGCCTGGCGGACCATTCCTTTCAATTCCATTAGCGCGAGCGTCGCCGAGACCGTCGCAATCGGCAAGCCGGTCTCACGACCCAGGTCGTCAATGTGCACCGGTTCCGCCGAGAGATGTTTGAGCAATGTGGATTCAGTCTCATTTTCCGGCAGCGCCATGCGCATTTGTTGATGCTGTTCGACCATCGTCAAATTGAGTTCTTCAAGAATATCGCTCGCGCTCGTCACGAGTTTCGCTTCGCCGCGTTGGATCAATTTGTTCGGCGCACGCGAGCCGCGTTGGAAAATGTTGCCCGGTATTGCGAACGCTTCGCGATCCTGTTCGAGCGCGTACTCCATCGTGATGCGCGCGCCCGTGCCCTCGTCGCCTTCGACAATCAACGAGCCGAGCGCCAAGCCGCTGATGATGCGATTGCGCGGCGGAAAGTTCGCCGCATCCGGTTGCGTGCCAAGTGGATAATCGCTGACGAGCGCGCCATGCGCGATAATTTCTTCCGCGAGTTTGGCGTGCTCGGGCGGATACACTACGTCCACCCCGCAACCCAGCACCGCAATGGTCCGCCCTTTCGCGTCGAGCGCGGCGCGATGCGCTTCTGCATCAATCCCGCGCGCGAGTCCGCTCACAATCGTCAAGTGATTTTGCGCGAGCGTCGTCACGATCTCGCGTGTGACCTCGCGTCCATACGGCGTCGCGCGGCGCGTGCCGACCACGGCAATCGCCCATTCATCTTCGACGGTGAGCGTCCCTTTCACGTACAACACCGGCGGCGGCACCGGCACTTGAGCCAGCAAGCGCGGATAATTCGAATCCTCCATCGTGAACACGCGCACCCCCGCGCGATCGATCTTGGCGAGTTCGGCATCGAGGTCGAGTGATTGGCGCGCGTGCGCCAGATTTTCCAGCGCGCGACGATCCAAACCCGCTTGTGCGAGGTCCATCGTCGGCGCGTCCCACGCGTTTGCCAAATCGCCAAAATAGTCGCGGAGACGTTGAACCTTGGCGGGACCGATTTGCGAAACGAGGTTAAACGCGATCCAATAGCGGATGTCCGTCACGACTGTGTGACTCCTAGTGTCGGAGATAGATTGAACATACCACGACGCCTAGTGATTGTCAAACGCAATCCATCGCGTTTTTGACTTGGCACGCATCGCGCGTACAATGGAACGCGATGACACACACGTACACCGCGGATTATCGCATTCGTCAGTACGAACTCAACTCGCGCGAGGAATTATCGAACGCCGCGCTCG
This genomic interval from Chloroflexota bacterium contains the following:
- the dprA gene encoding DNA-protecting protein DprA yields the protein MTDIRYWIAFNLVSQIGPAKVQRLRDYFGDLANAWDAPTMDLAQAGLDRRALENLAHARQSLDLDAELAKIDRAGVRVFTMEDSNYPRLLAQVPVPPPVLYVKGTLTVEDEWAIAVVGTRRATPYGREVTREIVTTLAQNHLTIVSGLARGIDAEAHRAALDAKGRTIAVLGCGVDVVYPPEHAKLAEEIIAHGALVSDYPLGTQPDAANFPPRNRIISGLALGSLIVEGDEGTGARITMEYALEQDREAFAIPGNIFQRGSRAPNKLIQRGEAKLVTSASDILEELNLTMVEQHQQMRMALPENETESTLLKHLSAEPVHIDDLGRETGLPIATVSATLALMELKGMVRQAGGMNYVLARG